Proteins encoded in a region of the Euleptes europaea isolate rEulEur1 chromosome 3, rEulEur1.hap1, whole genome shotgun sequence genome:
- the SERHL2 gene encoding serine hydrolase-like protein 2 isoform X1 has translation MISEFKFLVPWGHIAAKAWGAPQGRPVLCLHGWLDNANTFNRLIPLLPKDCYYLTVDFGGHGLSSHRPPGFPYHFLDYVGDVHRVVAALKWSRFTLMGHSLGGTVAGMFSCIFPEMVDKLILVESYGFFPAPKEYERLLRPKRKLFESLLSLEANKQYSAQVRSPQEALQRLLKANPNLTEDSGKILLQRGATEVPGGVVYNRDIRVTLHNHSFLTLDQSLIMLRKIQADVLMIIAQDGIFSTESNDMPNVKPLQEAYRTFLKEHFHYVDVPGNHFVHLNEPEVVAGIITTFLSKGENLKASL, from the exons ATGATCTCAGAGTTCAAGTTCTTGGTTCCCTGGGGTCATATTGCAGCCAAGGCGTGGGGAGCACCACAGGGTCGCCCTGTGCTCTGTTTGCATGGCTGGTTGGACAATGCAAACACTTTCAACAGGCTAATTCCTTTGCTCCCTAAAG ACTGTTATTACTTGACGGTAGATTTTGGGGGACATGGGCTGTCATCCCACCGGCCACCTGGGTTTCCATATCATTTCTTGGACTATGTGGGAGATGTGCACAGGGTAGTTGCAG caTTGAAATGGAGTCGCTTTACCCTCATGGGCCATAGTTTAG GTGGAACTGTGGCAGGAATG TTCTCATGTATTTTCCCTGAGATGGTGGACAAGTTGATCCTAGTGGAATCGTATGGGTTTTTCCCAGCACCTAAG GAATACGAAAGGCTGCTAAGGCCCAAACGGAAGCTGTTTGAGAGTCTGCTGAGTTTAGAGGCAAACAAGCAATATTCTGCTCAAGTGCGCAGCCCCCAGGAGGCACTTCAGAG GCTGTTAAAGGCAAACCCAAACCTAACAGAAGACAGCGGAAAAATATTGCTGCAGCGGGGGGCAACTGAAGTGCCGGGAG GTGTGGTCTATAACAGAGATATAAGAGTTACTTTG CACAATCATAGTTTTTTGACTTTGGACCAATCTTTGATCATGCTGAGAAAAATCCAGGCTGATGTACTGATGATCAT AGCACAAGATGGGATTTTTTCCACCGAGTCTAATGATATGCCCAATGTGAAACCCCTGCAAGAGGCATACAGGACCTTCCTAAAAGAG CACTTCCATTATGTCGACGTACCTGGGAATCACTTTGTCCACCTGAATGAGCCAGAAGTTGTGGCTGGGATCATCACCACCTTCTTAAGTAAAGGCGAGAATCTCAAAGCCAGTCTGTAG
- the SERHL2 gene encoding serine hydrolase-like protein 2 isoform X2 has translation MISEFKFLVPWGHIAAKAWGAPQGRPVLCLHGWLDNANTFNRLIPLLPKDCYYLTVDFGGHGLSSHRPPGFPYHFLDYVGDVHRVVAALKWSRFTLMGHSLGGTVAGMFSCIFPEMVDKLILVESYGFFPAPKGDERGPGYNKQKKPSSPFTLKDAPSILEEYERLLRPKRKLFESLLSLEANKQYSAQVRSPQEALQRLLKANPNLTEDSGKILLQRGATEVPGGVVYNRDIRVTLHNHSFLTLDQSLIMLRKIQADVLMIIAQDGIFSTESNDMPNVKPLQEAYRTFLKEHFHYVDVPGNHFVHLNEPEVVAGIITTFLSKGENLKASL, from the exons ATGATCTCAGAGTTCAAGTTCTTGGTTCCCTGGGGTCATATTGCAGCCAAGGCGTGGGGAGCACCACAGGGTCGCCCTGTGCTCTGTTTGCATGGCTGGTTGGACAATGCAAACACTTTCAACAGGCTAATTCCTTTGCTCCCTAAAG ACTGTTATTACTTGACGGTAGATTTTGGGGGACATGGGCTGTCATCCCACCGGCCACCTGGGTTTCCATATCATTTCTTGGACTATGTGGGAGATGTGCACAGGGTAGTTGCAG caTTGAAATGGAGTCGCTTTACCCTCATGGGCCATAGTTTAG GTGGAACTGTGGCAGGAATG TTCTCATGTATTTTCCCTGAGATGGTGGACAAGTTGATCCTAGTGGAATCGTATGGGTTTTTCCCAGCACCTAAG GGTGATGAGAGGGGCCCAGGATATAATAAACAAAAGAAGCCAAGCTCCCCATTCACCCTTAAAGATGCCCCATCAATACTAGAG GAATACGAAAGGCTGCTAAGGCCCAAACGGAAGCTGTTTGAGAGTCTGCTGAGTTTAGAGGCAAACAAGCAATATTCTGCTCAAGTGCGCAGCCCCCAGGAGGCACTTCAGAG GCTGTTAAAGGCAAACCCAAACCTAACAGAAGACAGCGGAAAAATATTGCTGCAGCGGGGGGCAACTGAAGTGCCGGGAG GTGTGGTCTATAACAGAGATATAAGAGTTACTTTG CACAATCATAGTTTTTTGACTTTGGACCAATCTTTGATCATGCTGAGAAAAATCCAGGCTGATGTACTGATGATCAT AGCACAAGATGGGATTTTTTCCACCGAGTCTAATGATATGCCCAATGTGAAACCCCTGCAAGAGGCATACAGGACCTTCCTAAAAGAG CACTTCCATTATGTCGACGTACCTGGGAATCACTTTGTCCACCTGAATGAGCCAGAAGTTGTGGCTGGGATCATCACCACCTTCTTAAGTAAAGGCGAGAATCTCAAAGCCAGTCTGTAG